In a single window of the Rhinolophus ferrumequinum isolate MPI-CBG mRhiFer1 chromosome 21, mRhiFer1_v1.p, whole genome shotgun sequence genome:
- the SUPT6H gene encoding transcription elongation factor SPT6: MSDFVESEAEESEEEYNDEGNVVPRVTKKFVEEEDDDEEEEEENLDDQDEQGNLKGFINDDDDEDEGEEDEGSDSGDSEDDVGHKKRKRTSFDDRLEDDDFDLIEENLGVKVKRGQKYRRVKKMSDDEDDDEEECGKEEHEKEAIAEEIFQDGDGEEGQEALEAPVAPPEEEEEDDEESDIDDFIVDDDGQPLKKPKWRKKLPGYTDAALQEAQEIFGVDFDYDEFEKYNEYDEELEEEYEYEDDEAEGEIRVRPKKTTKKRVSRRSIFEMYEPSELESSHLTDQDNEIRATDLPERFQLRSIPVKGAEDDELEEEADWIYRNAFATPTISLQESCDYLDRGQPTSSFSRKGPSTIQKIKEALGFMRNQHFEVPFIAFYRKEYVEPELHINDLWRVWQWDEKWTQLRIRKENLTRLFEKMQAYQYEQISADPDKPLADGIRALDTTDMERLKDVQSMDELKDVYSHFLLYYGRDIPKMQNAAKANRKKLKRVREEGDEEGEGEEAEDEEQRGPELKQASRRDMYTICQSAGLDGLAKKFGLTPEQFGENLRDSYQRHETEQFPAEPLELAKDYVCSQFPTPEAVLEGARYMVALQIAREPLVRQVLRQTFQERAKLNISPTKKGRKDVDEAHYAYSFKYLKNKPVKELRDDQFLKICLAEDEGLLTIDISIDMKGVEGYGNDQTYFEEIKQFYYRDEFSHQVQEWNRQRTMAIERALQQFLYVQMAKELKNKLLVEAKEYVIKACSRKLYNWLRVAPYRPDQQVEEDDDFMDENQGKGIRVLGIAFSSARDHPVFCALVNGEGEVTDFLRLPHFTKRRTAWREEERERKAQDIETLKKFLLNKKPHVVTVAGENRDAQMLIEDVKRIVHELDQGQQLSSIGVELVDNELAILYMNSKKSEAEFRDYPPVLRQAVSLARRIQDPLIEFAQVCSSDEDILCLKFHPLQEHVVKEELLNALYCEFINRVNEVGVDVNRAIAHPYSQALIQYVCGLGPRKGTHLLKILKQNNTRLESRTQLVTMCHMGPKVFMNCAGFLKIDTASLGDSTDSYIEVLDGSRVHPETYEWARKMAVDALEYDESAEDANPAGALEEILENPERLKDLDLDAFAEELERQGYGDKHITLYDIRAELSCRYKDLRTAYRSPNTEEIFNMLTKETPETFYIGKLIICNVTGIAHRRPQGESYDQAIRNDETGLWQCPFCQQDNFPELSEVWNHFDSGSCPGQAIGVKTRLDNGVTGFIPTKFLSDKVVKRPEERVKVGMTVHCRIMKIDIEKFSADLTCRTSDLMDRNNEWKLPKDTYYDFDAEAADHKQEEDMKRKQQRTTYIKRVIAHPSFHNINFKQAEKMMETMDQGDVIIRPSSKGENHLTVTWKVSDGIYQHVDVREEGKENAFSLGATLWINSEEFEDLDEIVARYVQPMASFARDLLNHKYYQDCSGGDRKKLEELLIKTKKEKPTFIPYFICACKELPGKFLLGYQPRGKPRIEYVTVTPEGFRYRGQIFPTVNGLFRWFKDHYQDPVPGITPSSSSRTRTPASINATPANINLADLTRAVNALPQNMTSQMFSAIAAVTGQGQNPNATPAQWASSQYGYGGSGGGSSAYHVFPTPAQQPVATPLMTPSYSYTTPSQPITTPQYHQLQASTTPQSAQAQPQPSSSSRQRQQQPKSNSHAAIDWGKMAEQWLQEKEAERRKQKQRLTPRPSPSPMIESTPMSIAGDATPLLDEMDR, translated from the exons ATGTCTGATTTTGTGGAAAGTGAGGCCGAGGAGTCAGAGGAAGAGTACAACGATGAAGGCAACGTGGTGCCCCGGGTCACCAAGAAATTTGTGGAGGAGGAGGATGACG atgaggaggaggaggaggagaacctGGATGATCAGGACGAGCAAGGCAACCTGAAAGGCTTCATCAATGACGACGATGATGAAGACGAAGGGGAGGAGGACGAGGGCAGTGACTCTGGCGACTCGGAGGACGACGTCGGTCACAAGAAGAGAAAACGCA CATCTTTTGACGACCGCCTGGAGGATGATGATTTTGACCTCATTGAGGAGAATTTGGGTGTCAAAGTCAAAAGAGGA CAAAAATACCGACGCGTCAAAAAAATGTCAGATGACGAGGACGACGACGAGGAGGAATGTGGCAAGGAGGAACACGAGAAAGAAGCCATTGCAGAGGAGATCTTCCAGGATGGGGATGGAGAAGAAGGGCAGGAGGCCCTGGAGGCCCCCGTGGCCCccccagaggaggaggaagaagatgatGAAGAGTCAG ACATTGACGACTTCATTGTGGATGATGATGGACAGCCTCTGAAAAAACCTAAGTGGCGGAAAAAGCTTCCCGGATACACAGATGC AGCCCTGCAAGAAGCCCAGGAGATTTTCGGTGTGGACTTTGACTACGACGAATTTGAGAAATACAATGAGTACGATGAAGAACTGGAGGAAGAGTATGAGTATGAGGATGATGAGGCTGAAGGTGAGATCCGAGTTCGCCCCAAGAAGACCACCAAGAAACGTGTGAGCCGCAGGAGCATCTTTGAAATGTATGAGCCCAGTGAGCTGGAAAGCAGTCACCTCACCGACCAGGACAATGAAATCCGAGCCACTGACCTGCCTGAAAGGTTCCAG CTACGCTCCATCCCAGTCAAGGGGGCTGAGGACGATGAACTAGAAGAAGAAGCTGACTGGATCTACAGGAATGCCTTTGCCACACCAACCATTTCTCTGCAG GAAAGCTGTGATTACCTAGACCGAGGGCAGCCAACCAGCAGCTTCAGTCGAAAAGGGCCCAGCACCATTCAGAAGATTAAAGAGGCCCTGGGTTTCATGCGAAATCAACATTTTGAG GTGCCTTTTATTGCCTTCTACCGAAAGGAGTACGTGGAACCCGAGTTGCACATCAATGACCTGTGGAGGGTGTGGCAGTGGGATGAAAAG TGGACCCAGCTGAGGATCCGCAAAGAGAACCTAACGCGCCTGTTTGAGAAGATGCAGGCTTATCAGTATGAGCAAATCTCTGCTGACCCTGACAAACCTCTTGCTGATGGCATTCGGGCTCTGGACACCACCGACATGGAAAG GCTTAAGGATGTACAATCAATGGATGAGCTGAAAGATGTCTACAGCCATTTCCTGCTTTACTATGGTCGGGACATCCCCAAGATGCAGAATGCCGCCAAGGCCAACCGCAAGAAGCTGAAGCGTGTAAGGGAAGAGGGAGATGAGGAAG GTGAAGGTGAGGAAGCAGAAGATGAGGAGCAGAGGGGGCCAGAGCTCAAGCAGGCTTCCCGCCGAGACATGTACACCATCTGCCAGAGTGCTGGCCTAG ATGGTCTGGCCAAAAAGTTTGGGCTTACTCCTGAGCAGTTTGGGGAAAACCTCCGGGACAGCTACCAGCGGCATGAGACAGAGCAGTTTCCTGCGGAGCCCTTGGAGCTGGCCAAGGATTATGTTTGCAG ccagtTCCCTACACCGGAAGCTGTGCTGGAAGGTGCCCGCTACATGGTAGCCCTGCAAATTGCCCGAGAGCCCCTTGTCCGGCAGGTGCTGAGGCAGACTTTCCAGGAGAGAGCCAAGCTAAATATATCCCCCACCAAGAAAGGTAGAAAG GATGTGGATGAGGCCCACTACGCCTACTCCTTCAAGTACTTAAAGAACAAGCCTGTTAAGGAACTGAGAGATGACCAATTCCTCAAGATATGCCTGGCTGAAGATGAAGGGCTGCTCACCATTGACATCAGCATAGATATGAAAGGGGTGGAGGG CTATGGCAACGACCAGACGTATTTCGAAGAGATCAAACAGTTCTACTACCGAGATGAGTTCAGCCACCAGGTGCAGGAGTGGAACCGGCAGCGCACCATGGCCATCGAGCGAGCTTTGCAGCAGTTCCTCTACGTGCAGATGGCCAAAGAACTCAAGAACAAGCTGCTGGTGGAAGCTAAAGAATATGTCATAAAG GCTTGTAGTCGAAAGCTTTACAACTGGTTGAGGGTGGCACCGTACCGTCCAGATCAACAGGTAGAGGAAGATGATGATTTTATGGATGAGAACCAAGGGAAGGGCATCCGCGTCCTAGGCATTGCTTTCTCTTCTGCCAG AGATCACCCAGTGTTCTGCGCCTTGGTCAACGGTGAAGGAGAAGTGACAGACTTCCTCCGGCTGCCCCATTTTACCAAGAGACGGACTGCATGGAGAGAAGAAGAACGGGAAAGAAAG GCTCAAGACATTGAAACCCTGAAGAAATTTCTTCTGAACAAAAAGCCTCATGTGGTGACAGTTGCAGGAGAGAACAG GGATGCCCAGATGTTGATTGAGGATGTGAAGCGCATTGTGCATGAGCTGGACCAGGGCCAACAGCTTTCTTCTATTGGGGTGGAGCTGGTTGACAATGAGCTGGCCATTCTCTATATGAACAGCAAGAAATCGGAG GCAGAGTTCCGGGATTACCCTCCAGTGCTGCGACAAGCTGTCTCCCTGGCCCGGCGCATCCAGGACCCTCTGATTGAATTTGCCCAGGTGTGCAGCTCTGATGAAGATATCCTGTGTCTCAAGTTTCACCCTTTGCAG GAGCATGTGGTGAAAGAGGAGCTGCTCAATGCCTTGTACTGTGAATTTATCAACCGAGTCAATGAGGTTGGGGTCGACGTGAACCGTGCCATTGCCCACCCTTATAGCCAGGCCTTAATCCAGTATGTCTGTGGCCTGGGACCTCGAAAAGGGACCCATCTTTTGAAG ATCCTGAAGCAGAACAACACCAGGCTCGAGAGCCGGACCCAGCTGGTCACCATGTGCCACATGGGTCCCAAAGTCTTCATGAACTGCGCTGGCTTCCTCAAGATTGACACAGCCTCCCTGGGGGACAG CACTGactcatatattgaagtcctcgATGGTTCTCGAGTCCATCCTGAGACCTATGAGTGGGCCAGGAAGATGGCAGTGGATGCTCTGGAATATGATGAATCAGCTGAGGATGCCAATCCCGCGGGAGCCCTGGAAGAGATCTTGGAAAACCCAGAGCGACTCAAGGACCTGGACCTGGATGCCTTTGCAGAAGAACTGGAAAGGCAG GGCTATGGTGACAAGCATATCACCTTGTACGACATCCGGGCAGAGCTGAGCTGTCGGTATAAGGACCTCCGGACAGCCTACCGCTCTCCAAACACAGAGGAGATCTTCAATATGTTAACCAAAGAAACACCAGAGACCTTCTACATTG GGAAGCTCATCATCTGCAACGTCACTGGCATTGCCCACAGGCGTCCACAGGGTGAGAGCTACGACCAGGCAATCCGAAATGATGAGACAGGGCTATGGCAGTGCCCCTTCTGTCAGCAAGACAATTTCCCTGAACTAAGCGAG GTCTGGAACCACTTTGACAGCGGTTCATGCCCAGGCCAGGCCATCGGGGTCAAAACACGGCTAGACAATGGTGTAACCGGCTTCATCCCCACCAAATTCCTCAGTGACAAAGTGGTAAAGCGACCAGAGGAACGAGTGAAG GTGGGAATGACTGTTCACTGCCGCATCATGAAGATTGACATCGAGAAGTTTAGCGCAGACCTGACCTGCCGCACCTCCGACCTCATGGACCGGAACAACGAGTGGAAACTGCCCAAGGACACCTACTATGACTTCGATGCCGAAGCAGCAGACCACAAGCAGGAGGAGGACATGAAGCGGAAGCAGCAGCGGACCA CATATATCAAGCGAGTGATCGCACACCCATCCTTCCATAATATAAATTTCAAGCAAGCAGAAAAGATGATGGAGACCATGGACCAGGGTGATGTGATCATCCGACCAAGCAGCAAGGGCGAAAATCACCTGACAGTCACCTGGAAGGTCAGCGACGGCATCTACCAGCACGTGGACGTGCGGGAAGAGGGCAAGGAAAATGCCTTCAGCCTGGGAGCCACCCTGTGGATCAACAGTGAG GAATTTGAAGACTTGGATGAGATTGTTGCCCGCTATGTCCAGCCCATGGCATCCTTTGCCCGGGACCTTCTAAACCACAAGTATTATCAGGACTGCAGCGGTGGGGACCGTAAG AAATTAGAGGAGCTGCTCATCAAAACTAAgaaggagaagcccaccttcatCCCTTATTTCATCTGTGCCTGCAAGGAACTGCCCGGCAAGTTCCTACTGGGATACCAGCCCCGGGGTAAACCCAG GATAGAATATGTAACGGTGACTCCAGAAGGATTCCGGTACAGGGGCCAAATCTTCCCAACTGTGAATGGACTTTTCAGATGGTTTAAGGATCATTACCAGGATCCTGTACCAG GCATCACCCCCAGTAGCAGTAGCAGGACCCGGACACCTGCTTCAATCAATGCTACGCCAGCCAACATCAACCTTGCAG ATCTGACACGGGCCGTGAATGCTCTGCCCCAGAACATGACTTCGCAGATGTTCAGTGCCATTGCTGCTGTGACAGGCCAAGGACAGAATCCCAATGCCACCCCAGCCCAGTGGGCCTCCAGCCAGTATGGCTATGGTGGCAGTGGAGGGGGCAGCAGCGCTTACCAC GTGTTCCCAACGCCCGCGCAGCAGCCAGTGGCCACCCCTCTAATGACCCCCAGCTACTCCTACACGACCCCGAGCCAGCCCATCACCACCCCACAGTACCACCAGCTACAGGCCAGTACCACCCCGCAGtctgcccaggcccagccccagccctcgtCCAGCTCTCGGCAACGGCAGCAGCAGCCAAA gTCCAACAGCCACGCAGCCATCGACTGGGggaagatggcagagcagtggctgcaggagaaggaggcagagcgGCGGAAACAGAAGCAGCGACTTACACCTcggccctcccccagccctatGATCGAAAGCACCCCTATGTCCATTGCTGGCGATGCCACCCCTCTCTTGGATGAGATGGATCGGTAG